One Amblyomma americanum isolate KBUSLIRL-KWMA chromosome 8, ASM5285725v1, whole genome shotgun sequence DNA window includes the following coding sequences:
- the LOC144100073 gene encoding uncharacterized protein LOC144100073: protein MLLSNLIPDQFDSNISEMNSVCQGAIKMGFPGSVGNCLKDTLKLCSNGTVVDVTFLESLLPAGECILNYLLTTAPITVLRTIGCDMSRSAATVFGPRNVITEVLSKTCSE, encoded by the exons ATGCTTCTGTCCAATCTCATACCAGACCAATTTGACTCAAACATTTCTGAAATGAACAGCGTCTGCCAAGGAGCTATAAAAATGGGCTTTCCTGGAAGCGTCGGAAAT TGCCTCAAGGATACGCTGAAGCTGTGCAGCAACGGAACTGTAGTTGAT GTAACATTCCTGGAGTCTCTTCTCCCGGCCGGTGAA tgcATCCTCAATTACCTTCTGACAACGGCGCCGATAACGGTGCTCAGAACCATTGGGTGCGACATGTCGAGGAGCGCTGCTACTGTGTTCGGGCCTCGCAATGTCATAACCGAGGTCCTGTCCAAAACGT GCTCGGAGTGA